A window of the Choristoneura fumiferana chromosome 30, NRCan_CFum_1, whole genome shotgun sequence genome harbors these coding sequences:
- the LOC141444869 gene encoding uncharacterized protein isoform X2 has translation MLRLLFFAAFLQCSISQQYQQKVAPGVPPQNYQQPGYQQAPPPPPPQQYQQQQYQQQPPQQQQYQQPPPPPQQQYQQPPPPQQQQVNVQQHGGHGHHGDPQLLNPANIAHERDHIQEHMDVPIDTSKMSEQELQFHYFKMHDADNNNKLDGCELIKSLIHWHEQGHKQPTQEGAPPVGEKIFADDELVNLIDPILNMDDHNRDGYIDYPEFVRAQQKSQNKEGNSIKWGVDVIDFKYESLRSRILDYFLLKSDAKSIHRSWHEWIELVNESI, from the exons ATGTTGCGTTTGCTATTTTTCGCTGCGTTTCTGCAGTGCAGTATTTCGCAACAGTATCAACAGAAAGTGGCTCCAGGTGTCCCTCCTCAGAACTATCAG caaccAGGCTACCAACAGGCGCCCCCACCACCTCCGCCGCAACAG TACCAGCAACAACAGTACCAACAACAGCCGCCCCAACAGCAACAATATCAGCAGCCTCCCCCTCCGCCCCAACAACAGTACCAGCAGCCACCGCCGCCGCAACAACAACAAGTCAACGTACAACAACACGGCGGGCACGGCCATCATGGCG ATCCTCAACTCTTGAACCCGGCTAACATCGCTCATGAAAGGGA CCACATCCAAGAGCACATGGACGTGCCGATAGACACGTCAAAGATGTCGGAGCAGGAGCTGCAGTTCCATTACTTCAAGATGCATGACGCTGACAACAACAACAAGCTAGACGGTTGCGAGCTCATCAAAAGCCTCATACATTGGCATG AACAAGGTCACAAACAACCGACACAGGAGGGCGCTCCACCAGTGGGCGAAAAGATATTCGCCGACGACGAACTAGTCAATCTCATAGACCCTATATTAAACATGGACGATCATAACAGAGACGGCTATATCGATTACCCTGAGTTTGTAAGAGCGCAACAAAAGAGCCAGAATAAGGAGGGAAATAGTATTAAATGGGGTGTTGATGTTATTGATTTTAAATATGAATCACTTCGATCAAGAATACTAGACTACTTTCTATTAAAATCGGATGCAAAGTCAATTCATAGGAGCTGGCATGAATGGATTGAATTAGTAAATGAAAGTATCTAG
- the LOC141444866 gene encoding inactive peptidyl-prolyl cis-trans isomerase shutdown-like: MEDVQEIIEEPIQFSKGINLRELLTSDTEFQIDLDFKQKKSLDPNLNDELFQLYDEEEESSDCEDILKTIEDSAEKQMLSSPEYLSFKELSAKMTDCVASGDCKILIIEEGDGPLVPVDAEVTIHYAAYWEKEKIPFDSTLTMNFGAPMKLRLGCGKILPGLELALSTVRGPTARLHALVAPSLAWGPMGVPPRIRPETALFVIALYKVTDRRAPDTFNDLPMEEQKKYGVTIRTVNSLHAEAKDLFRKKKYRPAMKNYQQAMSVLNISRPETEIEEAEIKRLRINTYVNLAMCYCKLNKPNYAISMLENLEYVTDTDKHCKALFYYGKAYQMLGNNEEALKYYRKSLKLEPKNKDIGKTLAELDEYIKKSAVKEKELWQNAFESEPAKKESVYDVDEDFQNGVRDMCQDLAGRHEYVKFDLPLGLTKDEVGCIRSMITEFKGLTLVEDGEGKRKKVSIIRKLL; encoded by the exons ATGGAAGATGTCCAAGAAATTATAGAAGAACCGATACAGTTTTCCAAGGGAATAAACCTGAG GGAATTGTTAACATCAGACACGGAATTTCAAATAGATTTGGACTTTAAGCAGAAGAAGAGTCTTGATCCCAACCTGAACGACGAGCTGTTCCAACTCTATGATGAGGAAGAAGAATCCAG TGACTGTGAGGACATTTTGAAGACCATTGAGGACTCAGCGGAGAAGCAGATGCTGTCGTCTCCGGAGTACCTGAGCTTCAAAGAACTTTCCGCAAAGATGACAGACTGCGTGGCCAGCGGAGACTGCAAGATCTTGATAATCGAGGAAG GTGACGGACCATTGGTGCCTGTAGACGCGGAGGTAACAATCCATTATGCGGCGTATTGGGAAAAGGAGAAGATACCTTTTGACTCCACACTTACTATGAATTTTGGAGCTCCTATG aaactcCGCCTAGGCTGCGGTAAGATCCTGCCCGGTCTCGAGCTAGCCCTGAGCACCGTGCGGGGCCCCACGGCCAGGCTGCACGCGCTGGTGGCCCCCAGCCTGGCGTGGGGGCCCATGGGGGTCCCGCCCCGGATCCGCCCCGAGACCGCGCTGTTCGTGATCGCCTTGTACAAGGTCACGGACAGACGGGCGCCGGACAC ATTCAACGATCTACCAATGGAAGAGCAGAAGAAATATGGGGTAACAATCAGAACTGTCAACTCCCTCCACGCTGAAGCCAAAGatttgtttagaaaaaaaaaatacaggccTGCGATGAAAAATTATCAACAAGCCATGTccgttttaaatatttcaagacCAGAAACCGAAATCGAGGAGGCAGAAATCAAGAGACTAAGAATCAATACATATGTTAACCTTGCTATGTGTTACTGCAAACTAAATAAGCCCAACTATGCCATATCTATGTTAGAAAATCTAGAATATGTCACTGATACAGACAAACACTGTAAAGCCCTGTTTTATTACGGCAAGGCGTACCAAATGCTAGGTAACAACGAAGAAGCATTGAAATACTACAGAAAATCATTAAAACTCGAGCCTAAAAACAAAGATATCGGCAAAACACTGGCTGAATTAGACGAGTACATAAAAAAGTCGGCGGTGAAAGAAAAAGAATTGTGGCAGAATGCGTTCGAATCCGAGCCCGCAAAAAAAGAAAGCGTCTATGACGTGGACGAggattttcaaaatggcgtccgtGACATGTGTCAAGATTTGGCGGGAAGGCACGAGTATGTCAAATTTGATTTGCCTTTGGGGTTGACTAAAGATGAAGTGGGGTGTATCAGGTCTATGATTACGGAGTTTAAGGGTTTGACGTTAGTTGAAGACGGGGAGGGGAAGAGGAAAAAAGTTTCTATTATCAGAAAATTGTTATAA
- the LOC141444869 gene encoding uncharacterized protein isoform X1 yields the protein MLRLLFFAAFLQCSISQQYQQKVAPGVPPQNYQQPGYQQAPPPPPPQQQQYQQQQYQQQPPQQQQYQQPPPPPQQQYQQPPPPQQQQVNVQQHGGHGHHGDPQLLNPANIAHERDHIQEHMDVPIDTSKMSEQELQFHYFKMHDADNNNKLDGCELIKSLIHWHEQGHKQPTQEGAPPVGEKIFADDELVNLIDPILNMDDHNRDGYIDYPEFVRAQQKSQNKEGNSIKWGVDVIDFKYESLRSRILDYFLLKSDAKSIHRSWHEWIELVNESI from the exons ATGTTGCGTTTGCTATTTTTCGCTGCGTTTCTGCAGTGCAGTATTTCGCAACAGTATCAACAGAAAGTGGCTCCAGGTGTCCCTCCTCAGAACTATCAG caaccAGGCTACCAACAGGCGCCCCCACCACCTCCGCCGCAACAG CAACAGTACCAGCAACAACAGTACCAACAACAGCCGCCCCAACAGCAACAATATCAGCAGCCTCCCCCTCCGCCCCAACAACAGTACCAGCAGCCACCGCCGCCGCAACAACAACAAGTCAACGTACAACAACACGGCGGGCACGGCCATCATGGCG ATCCTCAACTCTTGAACCCGGCTAACATCGCTCATGAAAGGGA CCACATCCAAGAGCACATGGACGTGCCGATAGACACGTCAAAGATGTCGGAGCAGGAGCTGCAGTTCCATTACTTCAAGATGCATGACGCTGACAACAACAACAAGCTAGACGGTTGCGAGCTCATCAAAAGCCTCATACATTGGCATG AACAAGGTCACAAACAACCGACACAGGAGGGCGCTCCACCAGTGGGCGAAAAGATATTCGCCGACGACGAACTAGTCAATCTCATAGACCCTATATTAAACATGGACGATCATAACAGAGACGGCTATATCGATTACCCTGAGTTTGTAAGAGCGCAACAAAAGAGCCAGAATAAGGAGGGAAATAGTATTAAATGGGGTGTTGATGTTATTGATTTTAAATATGAATCACTTCGATCAAGAATACTAGACTACTTTCTATTAAAATCGGATGCAAAGTCAATTCATAGGAGCTGGCATGAATGGATTGAATTAGTAAATGAAAGTATCTAG